The following coding sequences are from one Dreissena polymorpha isolate Duluth1 chromosome 8, UMN_Dpol_1.0, whole genome shotgun sequence window:
- the LOC127842080 gene encoding uncharacterized protein LOC127842080 encodes MPTTIYKLLGQRLGLKNIIDRFVSKIEEASDEDDDIQFQALIEKLEEKVACLLVHNDKILSLTDADAAPEEIVEAEEYTFDVEVKLRRYKQRLQRPNIGITDAADLLSHASGSGSQQASGPLPPNNQRRVNTNSSNNSGQSAPEISTSSTHKLPKLTLPRFDGDILQWQSFWDSFESSIHCNVNLTDVQKFNYLKAQLEGTAAMTIEGFALTNANYTRAVELLRERYGQHCKIVHATMQALLKLPSPTSTVASLRGFNDRMETYIRGLESLGQHQDMYGSLLVPVVLEILPMDIRKNLARVNENNDWFLQDLRRAINKEINILEIGTGSSYALAEVSDYNSTALFHASANECKSNGRCQNCHRKHHTSICKELQRKPEVESPQPEAAVFFSSTKRSNADVILKTAIAPVSSSHTTTDAAILVDEGEQRSFITRKLADDLQLESDGIETLSLTGFGGSDTLFDISLLVGADHYWDIVEDHVVRGNGPTAVKSKIGYLLSGPMPSTSHASADKPILNVLASRAPEHSILERFWSLENMVPRAHGDIIAEQERRGFIERVPLGQESAEQVHYIPHHPVEKESSTTPIRIVYDCSCRQSRDSPSLNDCLKSTPPALNKFTSILTSVTGIEAVLNDRPLTYASTDLNDPAHITPSQLLYGRRVTTLPHDDVTFDAGNTVAAADHVTFNRMARRRELLIQQLYRHWKTEYLTSLREHHRVSGSNTQTINTGDVVQIHDDGPRCRWKLAVVVDVVAERDGHVCEAKARISNGLYTIRPIAKLYPPEVISANQN; translated from the exons ATGCCGACGACAATATATAAGTTACTAGGCCAGCGGCTaggtttgaaaaatattattgaccGTTTCGTCAGTAAAATAGAAGAAGCGAGCGATGAAGACGATGACATTCAGTTTCAAGCGCTTATCGAGAAATTAGAAGAAAAAGTGGCATGTCTGCTAGTCCACAATGATAAAATTCTCTCGCTCACCGACGCCGACGCTGCGCCAGAGGAGATAGTCGAGGCAGAAGAGTATACCTTCGACGTAGAGGTCAAACTACGAAGATACAAGCAGCGTCTACAGCGGCCTAACATTGGCATCACAGACGCCGCCGATTTATTATCGCATGCATCCGGTTCCGGTAGTCAGCAGGCATCCGGTCCACTACCACCAAACAACCAACGCAGGGTGAACACCAATTCGTCAAACAACAGCGGCCAGTCAGCGCCCGAGATAAGTACATCTAGTACTCATAAATTGCCAAAATTAACACTTCCACGATTTGACGGTGATATATTACAATGGCAATCGTTCTGGGATTCATTCGAATCGTCAATCCATTGCAATGTCAACTTGACTGATGTGCAgaaattcaattatttgaaaGCACAGTTGGAGGGTACAGCCGCTATGACTATTGAAGGATTTGCACTCACGAATGCAAATTACACGCGCGCAGTCGAATTGTTACGTGAAAGGTATGGTCAACATTGCAAAATTGTTCATGCAACCATGCAAGCGTTATTGAAATTGCCATCACCAACTTCCACAGTCGCGAGTTTGAGAGGGTTTAACGACCGCATGGAAACGTATATCCGGGGTCTTGAGTCGCTAGGACAACATCAAGATATGTACGGTAGCCTATTGGTGCCAGTTGTATTGGAAATATTGCCGATGGATATACGTAAAAATCTCGCCCGCGTAAACGAGAATAATGACTGGTTTTTGCAAGATCTGCGACGAGCGATTAACAAGGAAATCAACATTCTCGAGATCGGCACCGGAAGTTCCTATGCGTTGGCGGAAGTTAGCGACTACAACTCAACAGCATTGTTTCATGCAAGTGCGAATG AATGCAAGTCAAACGGACGCTGTCAAAACTGCCACCGGAAGCATCACACTTCTATCTGTAAGGAGCTACAAAGAAAACCGGAAGTTGAATCGCCGCAACCGGAAGCCGCCGTATTCTTCTCGTCTACAAAGAGGTCGAACGCAGACGTTATATTAAAGACCGCCATTGCCCCTGTTTCGTCGTCTCACACTACAACGGATGCCGCCATATTAGTCGACGAAGGCGAACAGCGATCCTTTATCACCAGAAAGCTTGCTGACGAtcttcaactagagagtgatggAATAGAAACACTTAGCCTGACGGGATTCGGAGGaa GTGACACGTTATTTGACATTTCATTACTCGTTGGAGCTGACCACTATTGGGATATTGTCGAAGATCATGTTGTTCGAGGGAACGGGCCGACCGCCGTCAAGTCTAAGATTGGTTATTTACTGTCCGGTCCGATGCCCTCCACGTCTCATGCGTCAGCTGATAAGCCCATCTTGAACGTACTTGCATCGCGCGCCCCAGAACACAGCATATTAGAACGTTTCTGGAGTCTTGAGAACATGG TGCCTCGGGCACATGGTGACATCATAGCAGAGCAGGAAAGACGTGGCTTCATCGAGCGGGTTCCACTTGGTCAAGAGTCAGCTGAACAAGTGCACTACATCCCTCATCACCCAGTGGAAAAAGAATCATCAACGACACCCATACGCATCGTCTACGATTGTAGCTGCCGTCAGTCACGTGATTCACCAAGCTTGAACGACTGCCTGAAATCAACGCCACCGGCATTGAACAAGTTTACGTCGATTCTTACAAGCGTCACAGGAATCGAGGCTGTACTTAACGATCGGCCATTGACGTATGCATCAACAGATCTAAACGACCCCGCGCATATCACGCCGTCGCAGCTGTTATACGGTCGCCGAGTTACAACGCTGCCACACGATGACGTCACATTCGATGCCGGGAATACTGTCGCTGCAGCCGATCATGTTACATTTAACCGCATGGCAAGGCGACGTGAGCTGCTCATACAACAGTTATACAGACACTGGAAGACTGAATACCTTACGTCACTCCGCGAGCACCACCGGGTGTCTGGTTCCAACACGCAGACGATCAACACCGGGGACGTGGTGCAGATCCATGATGATGGCCCGAGATGTCGATGGAAACTTGCCGTGGTCGTCGATGTTGTTGCCGAAAGGGACGGGCATGTTTGCGAGGCGAAAGCGCGAATCAGTAACGGATTGTATACCATAAGGCCAATAGCGAAACTTTATCCACCGGAAGTGATAAGTGCCAATCAAAACTGA
- the LOC127842081 gene encoding prestalk protein-like, with the protein MSHTEDKSCTDDNGFTDDQAALITRARQMRMAPHISRAAVMTRAALLTKAALIIGAEQIAKGCTEEHAKNYNDETGSNDENSLTHDMGCTDDKGITDDKGITDHKGCNNDDNGLTDDKGCNSDNNGPNDEKGWNDDDKSANDNSGYNDVDKDICDNKGYNDDANGFTDCIDCTDDMGCNGDVNGLIPDTSLTDNMGCTDNTGCTDDKDCTDDKGCTDDNGCTYDESLNNNKKCADGNGHSDDMCCTADKRHAHGKGLTDKKSYANGKASLGMSYADDNGLKDGMLLADNKNRSDKK; encoded by the coding sequence ATGAGTCACACTGAAGACAAAAGCTGCACTGATGATAATGGCTTCACTGATGACCAAGCTGCACTGATAACAAGGGCTCGCCAGATGAGAATGGCTCCACATATTTCAAGGGCTGCTGTGATGACAAGGGCTGCGCTGTTGACAAAGGCAGCACTTATTATAGGGGCTGAGCAAATTGCCAAAGGCTGCACTGAAGAACATGCCAAGAACTACAATGATGAAACGGGTTCCAATGATGAAAATAGCCTCACGCATGACAtgggctgcacagatgacaagggtATCACTGATGACAAGGGTATCACTGATCACAAGGGCTGCAATAATGATGACAATGGTctcactgatgacaagggctgcaataGCGATAACAATGGGCCTAATGATGAAAAGGGCTGGAATGATGATGACAAGAGCGCCAATGATAACTCGGGCTACAATGATGTTGACAAGGACATCTGTGATAACAAGGGCTACAATGATGATGCCAACGGCTTCACAGATTGCATCGACTGCACAGATGACATGGGCTGTAATGGTGATGTCAATGGCCTCATACCTGACACGAGCCTCACTGATAACATGGGCTGTACTGATAATACGGGTTGCACTGATGACAAGGActgcactgatgacaagggctgcactgatgacaatGGCTGCACTTATGACGAGAGCCTCAATAATAACAAGAAGTGCGCTGATGGCAATGGCCACAGTGATGACATGTGCTGCACTGCTGACAAGCGCCATGCTCATGGCAAGGGCCTCACTGATAAAAAGAGCTACGCCAATGGCAAAGCGAGTCTTGGTATGAGCTACGCTGATGACAACGGGCTTAAGGATGGCATGCTCCTGGCTGATAATAAGAACcgttctgataaaaaataa